Within the Bacillus sp. FSL K6-3431 genome, the region AATCTATTGATTCTTTAAGTAAACAAACTTGTGAGGGAATAAAATTGTCGCCTCTGTATACAAGTGAACATCTCGATTCAATTGAAGTAGAACAATTTCCTGGAATAGGGTCTACTATAAGAGGCAGTCTTAAAGCGGATACAAATATTTGGAAAATTGCTCAGGTACTTGAAAAACGAAATTGGGAAGATTTAAAAAGCGACATAGTGATGGGAATCAAAAATGGACAAGAAACAATTTCTTTTGATGCGGATATATTATCAGATATTCACCGTCTTAACTTCATGGAATTAAGAAAAGTCATCGATTTTAATGTGTATCCTCTCTTTATTATTAGTAAAACAAACTTTCATGAAGTCGCTTTGAAATTACTACAAAGTGATGGTGTAAATATTTCTGGCGTGATGGGAAAAGATTTGCTATCTTCCGACTTACATAATGGATTTTTATTTAAGCCGACTAGTAATCTATTCAATAATTGGCTTGAAACAGTTGAAAAGCTAAATAAGCATTGTGATCATTTAAGGACGATTGTAATAGATGTAACTTCATATCAATCTAGTGGTGCAAGTGCAATACAGGAGTTAGGAATCGCTATTAGTGAAGCGGTTTTTTATATAGAAAAAATGCAGGAATATGGATGGGATCCAATTAAAACGATTCAAAAAATAGTATTTCAGTTCTCAATTGGCGGGCAGTTCTTTATAGAAACAGCAAAATTACGAGCATTTAAAAAACTATGGAAAATGATCTCCACTTTTTAAAACCGGCAACAACTGGTTGGGAAACGAAAGCATTAACTTGTTCAGCGCTGCAAGGAGACGGCATTGAATCGATATGGGGTATGATACAAGATTTTACAGGGCGGGGAAAATCATCAGATGTGTTTTATGACAGACGT harbors:
- a CDS encoding methylmalonyl-CoA mutase family protein; protein product: MSIEEAITISFKSVSFNKWKEIAEKTVRGKSIDSLSKQTCEGIKLSPLYTSEHLDSIEVEQFPGIGSTIRGSLKADTNIWKIAQVLEKRNWEDLKSDIVMGIKNGQETISFDADILSDIHRLNFMELRKVIDFNVYPLFIISKTNFHEVALKLLQSDGVNISGVMGKDLLSSDLHNGFLFKPTSNLFNNWLETVEKLNKHCDHLRTIVIDVTSYQSSGASAIQELGIAISEAVFYIEKMQEYGWDPIKTIQKIVFQFSIGGQFFIETAKLRAFKKLWKMISTF